A single genomic interval of Agarivorans aestuarii harbors:
- a CDS encoding glycosyltransferase family 4 protein, which produces MKRVLVIASFADSILSFRGDLLKAMRQQGKEVHIAAPDFSLEQKKALLELGITPHVYALQRTGLNPLKDAASVWSLYRLIRSLQPQQTLAYTIKPVIYGALSARLAGVKSVYSMITGLGYVFTQQNTTKQKVLHILVNLMYKSGLACSNGVFFQNPDDRKLFVDKGLVPDKKTKLINGSGINLARFPLLKLPVIDSQHPQIHFLLIARLLKDKGVEEYAAAAQKLKQQGYQCVFHLAGWIDDNPSAIAQADLDTWVEEGTVKYHGRIEDVAGLIAQCHVYVLPSYREGTPRTVLEAMSCGRAIVTTDAPGCRETVTDGVNGYLVQPQSVDSLVEALKRYFEQPELLTQQAAESRQLAEQRYDVRLVNQQILQYMDGES; this is translated from the coding sequence AGTGCATATTGCAGCGCCTGACTTTTCTCTAGAGCAGAAAAAAGCCCTGCTTGAATTGGGCATTACACCGCATGTTTATGCCTTACAACGTACTGGTTTAAATCCACTAAAAGATGCTGCCAGTGTGTGGTCACTTTATCGTTTAATTCGAAGCCTACAACCTCAGCAAACGCTTGCTTATACCATAAAGCCGGTCATCTATGGAGCGCTTTCCGCGCGATTGGCTGGTGTAAAAAGTGTTTACTCGATGATTACCGGTTTGGGTTACGTATTTACTCAGCAGAATACAACTAAACAAAAAGTGCTGCATATCCTAGTTAATCTTATGTATAAATCAGGCTTAGCCTGCTCAAACGGGGTGTTTTTTCAAAACCCCGATGATCGCAAACTGTTTGTTGATAAAGGCTTAGTTCCAGATAAAAAAACCAAGCTAATTAACGGCTCTGGGATTAATTTAGCGCGTTTCCCGTTGCTAAAATTACCAGTAATAGATAGCCAACATCCCCAAATACACTTTTTGTTGATTGCTCGGCTGCTTAAAGATAAAGGTGTTGAAGAGTACGCCGCTGCTGCCCAAAAGCTTAAACAGCAAGGTTACCAATGTGTTTTTCATTTGGCTGGTTGGATTGATGATAACCCAAGCGCGATTGCTCAAGCAGATTTAGATACTTGGGTTGAAGAAGGTACTGTTAAGTATCACGGTCGAATAGAGGATGTGGCAGGCTTAATTGCTCAATGCCATGTTTATGTTCTGCCATCTTACCGTGAGGGGACGCCTCGAACGGTTTTGGAAGCAATGAGTTGCGGCCGAGCAATTGTTACCACCGATGCGCCAGGCTGCAGAGAAACCGTGACGGATGGGGTGAATGGTTATCTCGTGCAGCCGCAAAGTGTCGATTCATTAGTTGAGGCTCTAAAACGTTATTTTGAGCAACCTGAGCTGCTTACTCAACAAGCCGCTGAAAGCCGTCAGCTAGCAGAGCAGCGTTACGACGTTCGTTTGGTTAATCAACAAATCTTGCAATACATGGATGGAGAGAGTTAG
- a CDS encoding sugar transferase: MFKDKVFYFFERITAAILLVLLSPLFLLLCWQVASKLGKPIFFTQLRPGLHGKAFNMIKFRSMRDDKDAQGNLLSDAERLGSFGRALRASSADELPELWNIVKGEMSFVGPRPLLMEYLPLYSVEQAKRHDVKPGITGWAQINGRNALSWQEKFELDVWYVNNRSLILDIKILILTVKKVFVKDGVSAEGEATMSKFTGNSGS, from the coding sequence TTGTTTAAGGACAAGGTGTTTTACTTTTTTGAACGGATCACTGCGGCAATTTTGTTGGTGTTATTGTCTCCTTTATTTTTATTACTCTGCTGGCAGGTAGCCTCAAAGCTTGGTAAACCCATTTTTTTCACTCAGCTGCGCCCTGGTTTACACGGTAAAGCGTTTAATATGATTAAGTTTCGCAGCATGCGCGATGATAAAGATGCTCAAGGTAACTTACTCTCCGACGCAGAACGACTAGGCTCATTTGGCCGTGCACTTCGAGCAAGTAGCGCTGATGAACTGCCAGAATTGTGGAATATTGTAAAAGGTGAAATGAGTTTTGTGGGGCCACGCCCATTGCTTATGGAGTATTTACCCCTGTACTCGGTTGAGCAAGCAAAGCGGCATGATGTTAAACCTGGGATAACCGGTTGGGCGCAAATTAATGGTCGTAACGCATTAAGCTGGCAGGAGAAATTTGAGCTGGACGTTTGGTACGTTAATAATCGCTCGCTTATCTTGGATATCAAAATACTGATACTTACCGTGAAAAAGGTGTTTGTGAAAGACGGTGTGAGTGCAGAGGGCGAGGCAACCATGAGCAAATTTACTGGGAACAGTGGATCATGA